A stretch of the Streptomyces sp. NBC_01428 genome encodes the following:
- the topA gene encoding type I DNA topoisomerase, translating into MSPTSDTAHGGRRLVIVESPAKAKTIKGYLGPGYVVEASVGHIRDLPNGAAEVPEKYTGEVRRLGVDVENDFQPIYVVNADKKAQVKKLKDLLKDSDELFLATDEDREGEAIAWHLLEVLKPKVPVHRMVFHEITKDAIRSAVANPRELNKRMVDAQETRRILDRLYGYEVSPVLWKKVMPRLSAGRVQSVATRLVVERERERIAFRSAEYWDLTGTFGTGRAGDASDPSNLVARLTAVDGKRVAQGRDFDSLGQIKGANTLHLDETNARALAAALQDTNFAVRSVESKPYRRSPYAPFRTTTLQQEASRKLGFGAKATMQVAQKLYENGFITYMRTDSTTLSDTAIGAARAQVTQLYGADYLPAQPRTYAGKVKNAQEAHEAIRPSGDRFRTPAETGLTGDQFKLYELIWKRTVASQMKDAVGNSVTVKIAGRSSDGRDAEFSASGKTITFHGFLKAYVEGADDPNAELDDRERRLPQVGEGDPLSAEEITVDGHATKPPARYTEASLVKELEEREIGRPSTYASIIGTILDRGYVFKKGTALVPSFLSFAVVNLLEKHFGRLVDYDFTAKMEDDLDRIARGEAKAVPWLRRFYFGEGDASGAAEAGNGDGDHLGGLKELVTDLGAIDAREVSSFPVGNDVVLRVGRYGPYVERGEKDSENHQRADVPEDLAPDELTIELAEELLAKPSGDFELGADPQSGHQIIARDGRYGPYVTEVLPEGTPKTGKNAVKPRTASLFKSMALDTVTLEDALKLMSLPRVVGKDAEGVEITAQNGRYGPYLKKGTDSRSLTAEDQLFTITLEEALEIYSQPKQRGRAAAKPPLKELGEDPVSQKPVVVKDGRFGPYVTDGETNATLRSDDSVEEITPERGYELLAEKRAKGPAKKTAKKAPAKKATAKKAPAKKTAAKKTTTAKTAAKKAPAKTTAAKKTAASEG; encoded by the coding sequence TTGTCCCCGACCAGCGACACCGCACACGGCGGCCGCCGACTCGTCATCGTCGAGTCGCCTGCCAAGGCGAAGACGATCAAGGGCTATCTGGGCCCCGGCTATGTCGTCGAAGCGAGCGTCGGGCACATCCGTGACCTCCCCAACGGCGCCGCGGAGGTGCCCGAGAAGTACACGGGTGAGGTCCGCCGCCTCGGCGTCGACGTAGAGAACGACTTCCAGCCGATCTACGTGGTCAACGCCGACAAGAAGGCCCAGGTCAAGAAGCTCAAGGACCTGCTGAAGGACTCCGACGAGCTCTTCCTCGCCACCGATGAGGACCGCGAGGGCGAAGCCATCGCGTGGCACCTCCTGGAGGTCCTGAAGCCCAAGGTTCCCGTCCACCGGATGGTCTTCCACGAGATCACCAAGGACGCGATCCGCAGCGCCGTCGCCAACCCGCGCGAGCTCAACAAGCGCATGGTCGACGCCCAGGAGACCCGGCGCATCCTCGACCGCCTCTACGGCTACGAGGTCTCGCCGGTCCTGTGGAAGAAGGTCATGCCGCGCCTGTCGGCGGGCCGTGTGCAGTCCGTGGCGACCCGGCTCGTCGTCGAGCGGGAGCGCGAGCGCATCGCCTTCCGTTCCGCCGAGTACTGGGACCTGACCGGTACCTTCGGCACCGGCCGCGCCGGGGACGCGAGCGACCCGTCCAACCTGGTCGCCCGTCTGACCGCGGTCGACGGCAAGCGCGTCGCCCAGGGCCGCGACTTCGACTCGCTCGGCCAGATCAAGGGCGCGAACACGCTCCACCTGGACGAGACGAACGCCCGCGCGCTCGCCGCGGCCCTCCAGGACACGAACTTCGCGGTCCGCTCGGTCGAGTCCAAGCCGTACCGCCGCTCGCCCTACGCGCCGTTCCGTACGACCACGCTCCAGCAGGAGGCCTCGCGCAAGCTGGGCTTCGGTGCGAAGGCGACCATGCAGGTGGCCCAGAAGCTGTACGAGAACGGCTTCATCACCTATATGCGTACGGACTCCACGACCCTGTCCGACACCGCGATCGGCGCCGCCCGCGCCCAGGTCACGCAGCTGTACGGCGCCGACTACCTGCCGGCCCAGCCGCGCACGTACGCCGGGAAGGTCAAGAACGCGCAGGAGGCGCACGAGGCGATCCGTCCCTCGGGTGATCGTTTCCGCACCCCGGCCGAGACGGGTCTCACGGGCGACCAGTTCAAGCTGTACGAGCTGATCTGGAAGCGGACCGTCGCCTCGCAGATGAAGGACGCGGTCGGCAACTCCGTCACCGTCAAGATCGCCGGCAGGTCCTCCGACGGCCGGGACGCCGAGTTCAGCGCGTCCGGCAAGACGATCACCTTCCACGGCTTCCTCAAGGCGTACGTCGAGGGCGCGGACGACCCGAACGCCGAGCTCGACGACCGTGAGCGCCGCCTCCCGCAGGTCGGCGAGGGCGACCCGCTGTCGGCCGAGGAGATCACGGTCGACGGCCACGCCACCAAGCCGCCGGCCCGTTACACCGAGGCCTCGCTGGTCAAGGAGCTCGAAGAGCGCGAGATCGGCCGCCCGTCGACGTACGCGTCGATCATCGGCACGATCCTCGACCGCGGTTACGTGTTCAAGAAGGGCACGGCCCTCGTGCCGTCCTTCCTGTCGTTCGCCGTGGTCAACCTCCTGGAGAAGCACTTCGGGCGGCTCGTCGACTACGACTTCACGGCCAAGATGGAGGACGACCTCGACCGCATCGCGCGGGGCGAGGCCAAGGCCGTGCCGTGGCTGAGGCGGTTCTACTTCGGCGAGGGCGACGCGAGTGGCGCCGCCGAGGCCGGCAACGGCGACGGCGACCACCTGGGCGGCCTCAAGGAGCTCGTCACCGACCTGGGCGCCATCGACGCCCGCGAGGTGTCGTCCTTCCCGGTCGGCAACGACGTGGTGCTCCGCGTCGGCCGCTACGGCCCGTACGTCGAGCGTGGCGAGAAGGACTCCGAGAACCACCAGCGTGCCGACGTGCCGGAGGACCTGGCACCGGACGAGCTGACCATCGAGCTCGCCGAGGAACTCCTCGCGAAGCCGAGCGGCGACTTCGAGCTGGGTGCCGACCCGCAGTCGGGCCACCAGATCATCGCCAGGGACGGCCGCTACGGCCCGTACGTCACCGAGGTGCTCCCCGAGGGCACCCCGAAGACGGGCAAGAACGCCGTGAAGCCGCGGACCGCCTCGCTGTTCAAGTCGATGGCGCTCGACACGGTGACGCTCGAGGACGCCCTCAAACTGATGTCCCTGCCGCGCGTCGTCGGCAAGGACGCCGAGGGTGTCGAGATCACCGCGCAGAATGGCCGGTACGGCCCGTACCTGAAGAAGGGCACGGACTCGCGGTCGCTCACGGCCGAGGACCAGCTCTTCACCATCACGCTGGAAGAGGCGCTGGAGATCTACTCCCAGCCCAAGCAGCGGGGCCGCGCGGCCGCCAAGCCGCCGCTCAAGGAGCTGGGCGAGGACCCGGTCAGCCAGAAGCCCGTCGTGGTCAAGGACGGCCGTTTCGGTCCGTACGTGACCGACGGCGAGACGAACGCGACCCTGCGGTCCGACGACAGCGTCGAGGAGATCACCCCGGAGCGCGGCTACGAGCTGCTCGCCGAGAAGCGCGCCAAGGGTCCGGCGAAGAAGACCGCGAAGAAGGCGCCGGCCAAGAAGGCGACCGCCAAGAAGGCACCGGCCAAGAAGACGGCCGCGAAGAAGACGACGACCGCGAAGACGGCCGCCAAGAAGGCGCCCGCCAAGACGACCGCCGCGAAGAAGACGGCGGCTTCCGAAGGCTGA
- a CDS encoding DUF7059 domain-containing protein: MGGVSHSSLSPLPSSDRADVAARLRSALLGASFTADGLLDLLGAPAYAALARSETVPALRATRGDTPLETLVRLFLLQQPVPRARVADVLPVEDALESGWLTPAGEDEVAATVDIRPYGGLDGEDWFIVSDLGCAVGGAGGIGSREEGVVLGVGGASTTLAGITVRTPVDSALDLGTGSGIQALHVAQHATRVTATDLNPRALHITALTLALSGAPAADLREGSLFEPLHADETYDLIVSNPPFVISPAARLTYRDGGMAGDDLCRTLVQESGNRLNEGGYAQFLANWQHVEGEDWQDRLRSWVPRGCDAWIVQREVQDVTQYAELWLRDAGDHRSDPAEYQALYDAWLDEFEARKVKAVGFGWITLRRTSAAEPSITVEEWPHSVEQPLGETVRAHFDRVDYLRAHDDAGLLAGHFRLVTEIVQEQVGLPGAEDPEHVVLRQHRGMRRATKVDTVGAGFAGVCDGTLSAGRILDAIAQLVGEDPVLLRDRTPAQIRLLVEQGFLEPAE; encoded by the coding sequence ATGGGAGGCGTGAGTCACAGCAGCCTGTCACCCTTGCCCTCGTCCGACCGTGCCGACGTCGCCGCCCGGCTCCGGAGCGCCCTGCTCGGCGCCTCCTTCACCGCCGACGGACTCCTCGACCTGCTCGGCGCCCCCGCCTACGCGGCGCTGGCACGCAGCGAGACCGTTCCCGCCCTCCGGGCGACCCGGGGCGACACACCGCTGGAGACCCTCGTCCGGCTCTTCCTGCTCCAGCAGCCCGTGCCCCGCGCGCGGGTGGCCGACGTGCTGCCCGTCGAGGACGCGCTGGAGAGCGGCTGGCTGACCCCGGCCGGCGAGGACGAGGTGGCGGCGACCGTCGACATCCGCCCGTACGGCGGGCTCGACGGCGAGGACTGGTTCATCGTGTCCGACCTCGGGTGCGCCGTCGGCGGCGCCGGTGGCATCGGCAGCCGGGAGGAAGGTGTCGTCCTCGGTGTGGGCGGCGCGTCCACGACGCTGGCCGGCATCACCGTCCGCACGCCCGTCGACTCCGCGCTCGACCTCGGCACCGGCTCCGGGATCCAGGCCCTGCACGTCGCGCAGCACGCCACGCGCGTGACGGCGACCGACCTGAACCCCCGTGCCCTGCACATCACCGCGCTGACCCTGGCCCTCTCCGGCGCTCCCGCCGCCGATCTGCGCGAGGGCTCCCTCTTCGAGCCGCTCCACGCCGACGAGACGTACGACCTGATCGTGTCGAACCCGCCCTTCGTCATCTCGCCCGCCGCCCGCCTCACGTACCGCGACGGCGGCATGGCCGGGGACGATCTGTGCCGCACGCTCGTTCAGGAGTCGGGGAACCGGCTGAACGAAGGGGGGTACGCCCAGTTCCTGGCCAACTGGCAGCACGTGGAGGGTGAGGACTGGCAGGACCGGCTGCGCTCCTGGGTGCCGCGTGGCTGTGACGCGTGGATCGTCCAGCGGGAGGTCCAGGACGTCACGCAGTACGCGGAGTTGTGGCTGCGCGACGCCGGAGACCACCGCTCCGACCCGGCGGAGTACCAGGCGCTCTACGACGCGTGGCTCGACGAGTTCGAGGCACGCAAGGTGAAGGCCGTCGGCTTCGGCTGGATCACCCTGCGCAGGACGTCCGCCGCCGAGCCGTCGATCACCGTCGAGGAGTGGCCGCACTCGGTGGAGCAGCCGCTCGGTGAGACCGTGCGCGCCCACTTCGACCGGGTCGACTACCTGCGGGCGCACGACGACGCGGGCCTGCTCGCCGGGCACTTCCGGCTCGTGACGGAAATCGTGCAGGAGCAGGTCGGCCTGCCCGGCGCCGAGGACCCGGAGCATGTGGTGCTGCGTCAGCACCGCGGGATGCGCAGAGCCACCAAGGTGGACACGGTCGGCGCGGGCTTCGCCGGGGTGTGCGACGGCACGCTGAGCGCCGGGCGGATCCTCGACGCCATCGCCCAACTGGTCGGCGAGGATCCGGTGTTGCTGCGCGACCGGACGCCCGCGCAGATCCGGCTCCTGGTGGAGCAGGGGTTCCTGGAGCCGGCGGAGTAG
- a CDS encoding small secreted protein: MEGTKPVNKKLAAALSGGAVLVLALSGCSSDDGNDKLDSWAKQVCDAVKPQAQKIEDANAAIQKQTSDNSTPEAVQKTDAKAFQDMSDAYEAIGTAVDNAGPPDVDDGKTKQTNAVKELKGISASYADLKKQVDKLNTKDQAKFADGLKDVATQLDKLSQSGNDALKKLEEGDVGKAMSQQESCKTASGSPAATQG, translated from the coding sequence ATGGAAGGGACCAAACCGGTGAACAAGAAGCTCGCGGCCGCACTGTCCGGCGGTGCGGTACTGGTACTCGCGCTGTCCGGATGCAGCAGCGACGACGGCAACGACAAGCTGGACTCCTGGGCCAAGCAGGTCTGTGACGCGGTGAAGCCGCAGGCGCAGAAGATCGAGGACGCGAACGCCGCGATCCAGAAGCAGACCTCGGACAACAGCACGCCGGAAGCCGTCCAGAAGACGGACGCAAAGGCCTTCCAGGACATGTCCGACGCCTACGAGGCGATCGGCACCGCCGTCGACAACGCGGGGCCTCCGGACGTCGACGACGGCAAGACGAAGCAGACCAACGCGGTCAAGGAGCTCAAGGGCATCTCCGCGTCGTACGCCGACCTCAAGAAGCAGGTCGACAAGCTCAACACCAAGGACCAGGCCAAGTTCGCCGACGGTCTCAAGGACGTGGCCACCCAGCTCGACAAGCTGAGCCAGAGCGGGAACGACGCGCTGAAGAAGCTGGAGGAGGGCGACGTGGGCAAGGCGATGTCGCAGCAGGAGAGCTGCAAGACCGCCTCGGGGAGCCCGGCGGCCACCCAGGGCTGA
- a CDS encoding sodium-translocating pyrophosphatase, whose translation MAGLSTPQQFDHPTTLAAAVLTDGNRLIVVVIAVVALAALAVAGILVRQVLAAGEGTDSMKEIAKAIQEGANAYLGRQMRTLGVFAAVVFFLLMLLPADDWNQRAGRSIFFLIGAAFSATTGYIGMWLAVRSNVRVAAAAREATPAEGEPEKDLTAVSHKAMKIAFRTGGVVGMFTVGLGLLGASCVVLVYAADAPKVLEGFGLGAALIAMFMRVGGGIFTKAADVGADLVGKVEKGIPEDDPRNAATIADNVGDNVGDCAGMAADLFESYAVTLVAALILGKVAFGDAGLAFPLIVPAIGVLTAMVGIFAVAPRRSDRSGMSAINRGFFISAVISLVLVALAVYIYLPGSYGDLDGVTDAAIKAKGGDPRVLAVVAVAIGIVLAALIQQLTGYFTETSRRPVRDIGKSSLTGAATVVLAGISIGLESAVYTALLIGLGVYGAFLLGGTSIMLALFAVALAGTGLLTTVGVIVAMDTFGPVSDNAQGIAEMSGDVEGAGAQVLTDLDAVGNTTKAITKGIAIATAVLAASALFGSYRDAITTAASDVGEKVSGPGAPMNLMMDISQPNNLVGLIAGAAVVFLFSGLAINAVSRSAGAVVYEVRRQFREHPGIMDYSEKPEYGRVVDICTKDALRELATPGLLAVLTPIAIGFTLGVGALGSFLAGAIGTGTLMAVFLANSGGAWDNAKKLVEDGHHGGKGSEAHAATVIGDTVGDPFKDTAGPAINPLLKVMNLVSLLIAPAIVKFSYGDDKSVGVRVFIAILAFLVIAGSVYMSKRRGIAMGDEEDDNDGAAKSADPAAVS comes from the coding sequence ATGGCGGGGCTTTCTACCCCTCAGCAGTTTGACCACCCCACAACCCTCGCAGCCGCGGTACTGACGGACGGAAACCGCCTCATCGTGGTGGTCATCGCCGTCGTCGCGCTGGCGGCGCTCGCGGTCGCCGGGATCCTGGTGCGCCAGGTTCTCGCGGCCGGCGAGGGAACCGACAGCATGAAGGAGATCGCGAAGGCGATCCAGGAGGGCGCCAATGCCTACCTGGGACGCCAGATGCGCACGCTCGGCGTATTCGCCGCCGTGGTGTTCTTCCTGCTCATGCTGCTTCCCGCGGACGACTGGAATCAGCGCGCCGGGCGATCGATCTTCTTCCTGATCGGCGCGGCGTTCTCGGCGACCACCGGCTATATCGGCATGTGGCTCGCCGTTCGGAGCAATGTCCGCGTGGCCGCCGCCGCGCGGGAAGCGACCCCGGCAGAGGGTGAGCCCGAAAAGGATCTCACCGCGGTCTCGCACAAAGCCATGAAGATCGCTTTCCGTACCGGTGGCGTCGTCGGCATGTTCACGGTGGGGCTCGGTCTGCTGGGCGCCTCCTGTGTGGTGCTCGTGTACGCGGCCGACGCGCCGAAGGTCCTGGAGGGCTTCGGTCTCGGCGCGGCACTGATCGCCATGTTCATGCGTGTCGGCGGCGGCATCTTCACCAAGGCCGCCGACGTCGGCGCCGACCTGGTCGGCAAGGTCGAGAAGGGCATTCCGGAGGACGACCCCCGTAACGCCGCGACCATCGCCGACAACGTGGGCGACAACGTCGGCGACTGCGCGGGTATGGCCGCCGACCTGTTCGAGTCCTACGCCGTCACGCTCGTCGCCGCGCTGATCCTCGGCAAGGTGGCGTTCGGCGACGCCGGGCTCGCGTTCCCGCTGATCGTGCCCGCGATCGGTGTCCTCACCGCGATGGTCGGCATCTTCGCGGTGGCGCCCCGCCGCTCGGACCGCAGCGGCATGTCCGCGATCAACCGCGGGTTCTTCATCTCCGCGGTGATCTCCCTGGTGCTGGTCGCCCTGGCCGTCTACATCTACCTGCCCGGCTCCTACGGCGACCTGGACGGTGTCACGGACGCGGCGATCAAGGCCAAGGGCGGCGACCCGCGTGTCCTCGCGGTCGTCGCCGTCGCGATCGGCATCGTGCTGGCCGCTCTCATCCAGCAGTTGACCGGCTACTTCACCGAGACCAGCCGCCGTCCCGTCCGGGACATCGGCAAGAGTTCCCTGACCGGCGCGGCCACCGTCGTCCTCGCCGGCATCTCCATCGGTCTCGAATCGGCCGTCTACACCGCCCTGTTGATCGGCCTCGGCGTGTACGGGGCGTTCCTGCTCGGCGGTACGTCGATCATGCTGGCGCTGTTCGCGGTCGCGCTCGCCGGAACCGGCCTGCTGACCACCGTCGGCGTCATCGTCGCGATGGACACCTTCGGGCCGGTTTCCGACAACGCGCAGGGCATCGCCGAGATGTCCGGCGACGTCGAGGGCGCGGGCGCTCAGGTGCTCACCGACCTGGACGCCGTCGGCAACACCACCAAGGCCATCACCAAGGGCATCGCCATCGCCACCGCGGTCCTCGCCGCCTCGGCCCTCTTCGGCTCGTACCGTGACGCGATCACCACGGCGGCGAGCGACGTGGGCGAGAAGGTCTCCGGACCGGGCGCGCCGATGAACCTGATGATGGACATCTCGCAGCCCAACAACCTGGTGGGTCTCATCGCGGGCGCCGCGGTCGTCTTCCTCTTCTCGGGGCTGGCGATCAACGCGGTGTCGCGGTCCGCGGGTGCCGTGGTCTACGAGGTGCGGCGGCAGTTCCGCGAGCATCCCGGGATCATGGACTACAGCGAGAAGCCCGAGTACGGGCGCGTCGTCGACATCTGCACCAAGGACGCGCTGCGCGAGCTGGCCACCCCGGGTCTGCTCGCGGTGCTCACGCCGATCGCCATCGGGTTCACGCTCGGCGTCGGGGCGCTCGGCTCGTTCCTGGCGGGCGCGATCGGCACCGGCACGCTCATGGCCGTCTTCCTCGCCAACTCCGGCGGCGCCTGGGACAACGCCAAGAAACTCGTCGAGGACGGGCACCACGGCGGCAAGGGCAGTGAGGCCCACGCCGCCACCGTGATCGGCGACACGGTCGGCGACCCCTTCAAGGACACGGCGGGCCCGGCGATCAACCCGCTGCTGAAGGTCATGAACCTGGTGTCGCTGCTGATCGCTCCGGCCATCGTCAAGTTCTCGTACGGCGACGACAAGAGCGTCGGCGTACGGGTGTTCATCGCGATCCTCGCCTTCCTCGTGATCGCGGGCTCCGTCTACATGTCCAAGCGGCGGGGGATCGCCATGGGCGATGAGGAGGACGACAACGACGGAGCCGCCAAGTCGGCGGATCCGGCGGCGGTTTCGTAG
- a CDS encoding ATP-binding protein translates to MATVELRFSALPEHVRTARLVAAAVARRAGVDEAVLDEVRLAVGEACSRAVGLHQSGGISAPVHVSLIEEEKQFSIEVGDEAPGSVPGGAASGAASGGPDVETEEDEMGLAVISGLVDDVEVIAGEHGGLIRMSWPTTPPAVALT, encoded by the coding sequence ATGGCCACCGTTGAACTCCGCTTCAGCGCGCTGCCCGAGCACGTCAGGACCGCCCGACTGGTGGCGGCAGCGGTGGCGCGCAGGGCCGGAGTGGACGAGGCCGTACTCGACGAGGTCAGACTCGCTGTCGGCGAGGCCTGCTCTCGTGCCGTCGGGCTGCACCAGAGCGGCGGTATCTCGGCGCCGGTGCATGTGTCGCTGATCGAGGAGGAGAAGCAGTTCTCCATCGAGGTCGGTGACGAGGCGCCCGGTTCGGTGCCCGGTGGAGCGGCGTCCGGCGCCGCTTCCGGCGGTCCGGACGTGGAGACCGAAGAGGACGAGATGGGCCTCGCGGTCATCAGCGGTCTCGTGGACGACGTGGAAGTCATCGCCGGAGAGCACGGCGGACTGATCAGGATGAGCTGGCCCACCACGCCGCCGGCCGTGGCTCTTACCTGA
- the bldG gene encoding anti-sigma factor antagonist BldG: MDLSLSTRNVSGPNGDRTVVEVGGEIDVYTAPKLREQLVELVNDGSFHLVVDMEGVDFLDSTGLGVLVGGLKRVRAHEGSLRLVCNQERILKIFRITGLTKVFPIHTSVEEAVNATD; the protein is encoded by the coding sequence GTGGACCTGTCCCTGTCGACTCGCAATGTGTCCGGCCCCAATGGCGACCGTACGGTCGTCGAGGTCGGCGGCGAAATCGATGTATATACCGCGCCCAAGTTGCGCGAGCAGCTGGTCGAGCTGGTGAACGACGGCAGCTTCCACCTCGTCGTCGACATGGAGGGCGTGGACTTCCTCGACTCCACTGGTCTCGGCGTGCTGGTCGGCGGCCTGAAGCGCGTCCGAGCCCACGAGGGCTCGCTGCGTCTGGTCTGCAACCAGGAGCGCATTCTGAAGATCTTCCGTATTACCGGTCTCACCAAGGTGTTCCCGATTCACACCTCGGTGGAGGAGGCGGTCAACGCGACCGACTGA
- a CDS encoding DEAD/DEAH box helicase: MAFNHLPAGVHDALGPLSVMPVTHSMPMAKNHRSDRSSTDTASRPSPSTVLDRLASGPSRASRITHTEHLPPRAGRHAVWPDRIRSEVIAAVQAAGIEHPWAHQARVAEHALDGESVIVATGTASGKSLAYLVPVLTALLDGSEAPNGRGATALYLAPTKALAADQRRSVKELSQPLGHAIRPAVYDGDTPFEEREWVRQYANYVLTNPDMLHRGILPSHPRWASFLRSLRYVVIDECHTYRGVFGSHVAQVLRRLRRLCARYGASPVFLLASATAAEPSVAARRLTGLPVVEVADDASPRGELVFALWEPPLTELHGEKGAPVRRTATAETADLLTDLTVQGMRSIAFVRSRRGAELVAVIAQERLAEVDRSLARRVAAYRGGYLPEERRALERALHSGELLGLAATTALELGVDISGLDAVVIAGYPGTRASLWQQAGRAGRSGQGALAILVARDDPLDTFLVHHPEALFDQPVESTVLDPDNPYVLAPHLCAAAAEIPLTDADLELFGPATADLLPQLEAAKLLRRRATAWHWTRRERAADLTDIRGEGGTPVQVVEAGTGRLLGTVDAGASHTAVHEGAVHLHQGRTYLVRKLDLEDSVALVEEASPPYSTVARDTTSIAVLETDVEVPWGEGRLCYGTVEVTNQVVSFLRRRLITGEVLGETKLDLPPRTLRTRAVWWTVTEDQLDAARINPEILGGALHAAEHASIGMLPLFATCDRWDIGGVSVPLHPDTLLPTVFVYDGHPGGAGFAERAFHTARSWLTATRQAIASCECDAGCPSCIQSPKCGNGNDPLHKRGAVRLLTELLRAAPDE, from the coding sequence ATGGCATTCAATCACTTACCGGCAGGCGTGCACGACGCCTTGGGTCCATTGTCCGTCATGCCAGTGACACACTCGATGCCGATGGCCAAGAATCACCGATCCGATCGATCCTCGACGGACACAGCTTCCCGCCCCTCGCCGAGCACGGTCCTGGACCGGCTCGCCTCGGGGCCGAGCCGGGCTTCGCGCATCACTCATACGGAGCACTTGCCCCCGCGAGCGGGTCGCCATGCCGTCTGGCCGGACCGGATCCGTTCGGAGGTCATCGCCGCGGTGCAGGCGGCGGGCATCGAACACCCGTGGGCCCACCAGGCACGCGTCGCCGAGCACGCCCTGGACGGCGAATCGGTGATCGTCGCGACGGGCACCGCCTCCGGCAAGTCCCTGGCGTACCTCGTCCCGGTCCTCACAGCCCTCCTGGACGGCTCCGAGGCGCCGAACGGCCGGGGAGCCACGGCTCTGTACCTCGCCCCCACGAAGGCCCTCGCAGCCGATCAGCGCCGTTCCGTGAAGGAACTTTCACAACCGCTGGGCCATGCGATCCGCCCGGCCGTGTACGACGGCGACACGCCGTTCGAAGAACGCGAGTGGGTCCGCCAGTACGCCAACTACGTCCTGACCAACCCCGACATGCTGCACCGCGGGATATTGCCCTCCCATCCCCGCTGGGCCTCCTTCCTGCGCTCCCTGCGCTACGTCGTCATCGACGAGTGCCACACCTACCGCGGCGTCTTCGGCTCCCACGTCGCCCAGGTGCTGCGCCGACTGCGCCGCCTGTGCGCCCGCTACGGTGCCTCTCCCGTCTTCCTGCTGGCCTCCGCGACCGCCGCGGAGCCGTCCGTCGCGGCCCGCCGCCTGACCGGCCTCCCGGTCGTCGAGGTGGCCGATGACGCCTCCCCTCGCGGGGAACTGGTGTTCGCCCTCTGGGAGCCCCCGCTCACCGAACTGCACGGCGAGAAAGGTGCACCCGTCCGGCGTACGGCAACCGCCGAAACGGCCGACCTCCTCACCGACCTCACCGTCCAGGGCATGCGCTCGATCGCCTTCGTGCGGTCCCGGCGTGGCGCCGAACTCGTCGCGGTCATCGCCCAGGAACGCCTCGCCGAGGTCGACCGCTCCCTCGCCCGGCGCGTCGCGGCCTACCGGGGCGGTTATCTCCCCGAGGAACGCCGCGCCCTGGAACGCGCCCTGCACTCCGGCGAACTCCTCGGCCTCGCCGCCACCACCGCCCTCGAACTCGGCGTCGACATCTCCGGCCTCGACGCCGTCGTCATCGCCGGCTACCCCGGCACCCGCGCCTCGCTCTGGCAGCAGGCGGGCCGCGCCGGCCGTTCCGGACAGGGAGCGCTGGCCATCCTCGTCGCCCGCGACGACCCGCTGGACACCTTCCTCGTCCACCACCCCGAGGCCCTGTTCGACCAGCCGGTCGAATCCACCGTCCTCGACCCCGACAACCCGTACGTCCTCGCCCCACACCTGTGCGCCGCGGCGGCAGAGATCCCCCTCACCGACGCCGACCTCGAACTCTTCGGGCCGGCCACCGCCGATCTGCTGCCGCAGCTGGAGGCCGCGAAACTGTTGCGCCGCCGGGCGACGGCCTGGCACTGGACGCGCCGCGAACGGGCCGCCGACCTGACCGACATCCGCGGCGAGGGCGGCACACCGGTCCAGGTCGTCGAGGCCGGCACCGGGCGACTGCTCGGCACGGTCGACGCGGGCGCCTCGCACACGGCGGTCCACGAGGGCGCGGTCCACCTGCACCAGGGCCGCACGTACCTGGTGCGCAAACTGGACCTGGAGGACTCCGTCGCCCTGGTCGAGGAGGCCAGCCCGCCCTATTCGACGGTCGCCCGCGACACCACCTCCATCGCCGTCCTCGAAACCGACGTCGAAGTCCCCTGGGGCGAGGGACGGTTGTGCTACGGCACCGTCGAAGTCACCAACCAGGTCGTCTCCTTCCTCCGCCGACGTCTCATCACCGGCGAGGTACTGGGCGAGACGAAGCTCGACCTCCCTCCCCGCACACTCCGTACACGCGCCGTCTGGTGGACGGTCACCGAGGACCAACTGGACGCGGCCCGGATCAACCCGGAGATCCTCGGCGGCGCCCTGCACGCCGCCGAACACGCGTCGATCGGCATGCTGCCGCTCTTCGCCACCTGCGACCGCTGGGACATCGGCGGCGTCTCGGTCCCCCTCCACCCGGACACACTGCTGCCCACCGTCTTCGTCTACGACGGCCACCCGGGCGGCGCCGGATTCGCCGAGCGCGCCTTCCACACGGCCCGCTCCTGGCTCACCGCCACCCGCCAGGCCATCGCCTCCTGCGAGTGCGACGCCGGCTGCCCCTCCTGCATCCAGTCCCCCAAGTGCGGCAACGGCAACGACCCCCTCCACAAGCGAGGCGCCGTACGCCTCCTCACAGAACTCCTGCGGGCTGCGCCGGACGAGTGA